The segment TGTCCCACGAAGTCTGGAGAAATCATTGAGGCGCGAGACCAAGTCTTGATGACTGATTTCTTGCCACTTTCATTCATAGCCAAAACTTTCTTTTCGAGCTTGACGCTGATAAATGGCCCTTTCTTAAGTGAACGACTCATGTGTTTAGTTCTTGCTTAAATGATACAATGATTACTTCTTACGCTTAGCGGCTCTCTCGATGATGTACTTAGAGGAGTGCTTCTTAGGAGCTCTCGTCTTAAGACCCTTAGAGTATAGACCCGTACGTGAGCGTGGGTGACCTCCGGAGGCGCGTCCCTCACCACCACCCATTGGGTGATCGACAGGGTTCATAGCGACACCACGTACACGAGGTCTGCGACCTAGCCAGCGCGTACGACCAGCCTTGCCTGATCTCTCGAGTGCGTGATCGGAGTTACCGACACTACCTATCGTAGCTTTGCATGCAGCGAGGATACGGCGAGTCTCTCCACTAGGCATACGTAGTACGACATAATTATCTTCACGAGCTACCAGCTGTGCGAAGGCACCCGCACTACGTACCAGCTTACCACCCTGACCAGGGCGTAGCTCTATGTTGTGCACGATCATACCGACAGGTACCTTAGCTAGTGGTAGTGCGTTACCTACCTCAGGTGTAGCATTTTCACCTGACATCACTTGCTGGCCTACAGTCAGTCCGTTAGGAGCGATGATATAGTTCTTAGCTCCATCGGCATAGTATAGGAGTGCGATGCGAGATGATCTGTTTGGATCATACTCGATACTCTTGACTGTAGCGGGGATGCCATCCTTCGTTCTCTTGAAGTCGATGATACGATACTTACGTTTGTGACCACCGCCTACGTTGCGTATGGTCATCTTACCAGTATTGTTACGGCCACCCGATTTACGAGCTCCAACTACAAGAGACTTCTCTGGTGCACTGGCAGTGATGGCGTCAAATGCACCAATAGTTTTGTGTCTTTGCCCCGGCGTTGCGGGCTTTAATTTACGGATTCCCATTGCTTATATATTGCTAAAGAAATCGATTGTATCCTCACCCTGGAGCGTTATGAAAGCCTTTTTGAAGGCTGGCTTACGACCCGTGATGACACCTGACTTGGTATAGCGACTAGAGCGCTTACCATCGTAGCGACAGGTGTTGACACTATCGACCTTGACGTTGTACATCTTCTCGACAGCATTACGTATCTCAATCTTGTTGGCAGTAGGAGCTACTAAAAAGGCGTAGCGCTGCGGATTGCTCTCAGTGATTGCTGTCATCTTCTCTGAGATTATTGGTTTGATTATGATTCCCATATCAATGCTCTACTAGTGTGTTTCGACTTAAAACATCTCATTGACCTGTGCTAGAGCATCCTCTGTGAAGACTATCTTGCGACAATCCAGCACACAATAAGTATTGAGATCTTGAGCACGTACGATGCTGACACCAGGGATATTGCGAGCACTGAGTGCTACGGTATCCTCTATCTGTGAGACTACGTAGAGAGTCTTCTGTCCATCTACGTTGAGTGCCTTTGCCATACTCACAAAAGACTTGGTCTTGGGTGCCTCAAAGGAGAGCTGATCCAGTACCATGATCTGGTTGTCCTGAGCCTTGTAGGTGAGCGCACTGCGACGTGCTAGCTGACGGAGCTTCTTATTGAGCTTGAAGCTGTAGCTACGTGGACGAGGTCCGAAGACG is part of the Porphyromonas asaccharolytica DSM 20707 genome and harbors:
- the rplB gene encoding 50S ribosomal protein L2, with translation MGIRKLKPATPGQRHKTIGAFDAITASAPEKSLVVGARKSGGRNNTGKMTIRNVGGGHKRKYRIIDFKRTKDGIPATVKSIEYDPNRSSRIALLYYADGAKNYIIAPNGLTVGQQVMSGENATPEVGNALPLAKVPVGMIVHNIELRPGQGGKLVRSAGAFAQLVAREDNYVVLRMPSGETRRILAACKATIGSVGNSDHALERSGKAGRTRWLGRRPRVRGVAMNPVDHPMGGGEGRASGGHPRSRTGLYSKGLKTRAPKKHSSKYIIERAAKRKK
- the rpsS gene encoding 30S ribosomal protein S19, with translation MSRSLKKGPFISVKLEKKVLAMNESGKKSVIKTWSRASMISPDFVGHTIAVHNGKSFIPVFITENMVGHKLGEFAPTRTFRGHSGNR
- the rplW gene encoding 50S ribosomal protein L23, with protein sequence MGIIIKPIISEKMTAITESNPQRYAFLVAPTANKIEIRNAVEKMYNVKVDSVNTCRYDGKRSSRYTKSGVITGRKPAFKKAFITLQGEDTIDFFSNI
- the rplD gene encoding 50S ribosomal protein L4, whose product is MELSIYNIQGEDTGRKIALESSVFGIEPNDHAIYLTVKQYRANQRQGTHKTKERSEMSGSTRKLFRQKGTGGARRGDINSNILRGGARVFGPRPRSYSFKLNKKLRQLARRSALTYKAQDNQIMVLDQLSFEAPKTKSFVSMAKALNVDGQKTLYVVSQIEDTVALSARNIPGVSIVRAQDLNTYCVLDCRKIVFTEDALAQVNEMF